The Anderseniella sp. Alg231-50 genome has a segment encoding these proteins:
- a CDS encoding SRPBCC family protein, producing MKKLLKWLLVAVGVVALVVFGGGMLMPSQVNVSRDLVINAPPDKIFPHVASLKAFNKWSPWADLDPDMKVEFSGAEEGVGQVMAWDSAEMGKGNMKVVESAENEKLVTALDFGQMGTASARFDLVPDAGGTKVTWSMTSELGNNPIARWFGPMIKSDVSETYAKGLAKLRVVAEGE from the coding sequence ATGAAAAAACTACTCAAATGGCTGCTGGTGGCGGTCGGCGTGGTGGCACTGGTCGTATTCGGTGGCGGCATGCTGATGCCGTCACAGGTCAATGTGTCCCGTGATTTGGTGATCAACGCGCCGCCGGACAAGATTTTCCCGCATGTGGCCAGTCTGAAGGCCTTCAACAAGTGGTCGCCATGGGCTGATCTGGATCCTGACATGAAGGTCGAGTTTTCAGGCGCTGAAGAAGGCGTTGGCCAGGTCATGGCGTGGGACTCTGCCGAAATGGGCAAGGGCAACATGAAGGTTGTCGAGTCAGCGGAGAATGAAAAACTGGTCACGGCGCTGGACTTCGGCCAGATGGGAACGGCGTCGGCACGCTTCGATCTTGTGCCTGATGCAGGCGGAACCAAGGTGACCTGGTCGATGACCTCCGAACTTGGAAACAATCCGATCGCACGCTGGTTCGGTCCGATGATCAAATCCGACGTTTCAGAGACTTATGCCAAGGGTCTTGCCAAGCTGCGCGTTGTGGCGGAAGGCGAATGA